One genomic window of Candidatus Paceibacterota bacterium includes the following:
- the dnaK gene encoding molecular chaperone DnaK produces the protein MSKIIGIDLGTTNSAVAVMEVGTPKILENAEGARTTPSIVAISKTGERLVGLLAKRQAVTNPKNTVFGIKRFIGHTFDDAAVQKDKKVVPFEVNKSANGGVEVKMGDKNYRPEEISAMILQKLKQDAEAKLGEKITEAIITVPAYFNDAQRQATKDAGKIAGLDVKRIINEPTAAALAYGFNKKKDEKIVVFDFGGGTFDISVLEVGDDVVEVKSTDGDSHLGGKDIDQKIIAWIADEFKKESGIDVRSDALALQRLDEAAEKAKIELSTALESEINIPFITSDASGPRHLQLKLSRAKLEELTAEFVERAIQITKRAMEASPFKLADIQEVILVGGQTRMPAIINAVKEYFGKEPNKSINPDEVVALGAAIQGGIIRGDVKDILLLDVIPLSLGIETMGGVATKLIDRNTTIPSSKSQIFSTAADNQTSVEIHITQGERAMASDNKSLGRFILDGIPPSPRGIPQIEVTFDVDANGILNVKAKDKATSKEQSIRIEASSGLSKEDIDKMQKDAEAHSTEDQQKKEAVEARNIAEQMIYTAEKGLKDAGDKVPEDVKKSVEEKITALKTAKDANDTASSAGLEAIKKATSDLSTEMSKIGEAMQKAAQTEAPKQEGQDDNIKDAEFKEGESK, from the coding sequence ATGTCTAAAATAATCGGTATCGATCTCGGTACCACCAATTCCGCGGTTGCCGTCATGGAAGTCGGTACACCAAAAATTCTAGAAAATGCTGAGGGAGCCCGCACCACACCTTCAATCGTAGCTATCTCAAAAACTGGCGAGCGCCTTGTCGGCCTTTTGGCTAAACGGCAAGCCGTGACAAATCCAAAAAATACTGTTTTTGGTATCAAACGCTTCATCGGGCACACCTTTGATGATGCTGCGGTGCAAAAGGATAAAAAAGTTGTCCCATTTGAAGTCAACAAATCAGCCAATGGTGGCGTCGAAGTAAAAATGGGGGATAAAAATTATCGTCCAGAGGAAATCTCAGCCATGATTCTCCAAAAGCTCAAGCAAGATGCGGAGGCCAAGCTGGGTGAAAAAATCACTGAGGCTATTATCACGGTGCCTGCATACTTCAATGATGCACAGAGACAAGCTACAAAGGATGCCGGCAAAATTGCTGGTCTTGATGTCAAACGTATTATCAACGAACCAACAGCAGCCGCTCTAGCATATGGCTTCAATAAAAAGAAAGACGAAAAAATAGTTGTCTTCGACTTTGGAGGGGGTACGTTTGATATCTCAGTCCTTGAAGTTGGTGATGACGTGGTGGAAGTAAAATCAACAGATGGTGACTCTCACCTCGGTGGAAAGGACATCGATCAGAAGATCATTGCCTGGATTGCTGATGAGTTCAAAAAAGAATCTGGCATAGACGTGCGAAGTGATGCCCTTGCCCTCCAGCGACTCGATGAAGCGGCGGAAAAAGCCAAAATTGAGCTCTCCACTGCACTTGAATCAGAAATCAACATTCCATTTATCACTTCCGACGCCTCAGGCCCACGTCACCTTCAGCTCAAGCTTTCTCGTGCAAAGCTCGAGGAGCTCACAGCAGAATTTGTCGAACGAGCGATCCAGATCACCAAGCGTGCTATGGAAGCATCTCCTTTCAAATTGGCTGATATCCAGGAAGTCATTCTGGTTGGCGGACAGACACGTATGCCGGCCATTATCAATGCTGTCAAAGAATATTTTGGCAAGGAGCCCAACAAATCAATCAACCCAGATGAAGTGGTAGCGCTCGGTGCAGCCATTCAGGGCGGTATCATCCGCGGTGACGTCAAAGACATACTTTTGCTCGACGTTATTCCTCTTTCTCTCGGTATTGAGACCATGGGAGGTGTGGCTACAAAGCTCATCGATCGCAACACTACGATCCCTTCGTCAAAGTCACAGATCTTTTCCACAGCCGCTGACAATCAGACATCTGTAGAGATCCATATTACCCAAGGTGAACGAGCCATGGCCAGCGACAACAAGTCTCTCGGTAGGTTTATTCTTGATGGTATTCCGCCATCTCCACGAGGTATTCCTCAGATCGAGGTGACCTTTGATGTAGACGCCAATGGTATTCTCAACGTAAAAGCTAAAGACAAGGCCACTAGCAAAGAACAATCAATCCGCATTGAGGCCAGCTCCGGTCTTTCAAAAGAAGATATTGATAAAATGCAAAAGGATGCCGAAGCTCACAGTACCGAGGACCAACAGAAAAAAGAGGCCGTCGAAGCCCGCAATATTGCTGAGCAAATGATCTACACAGCAGAGAAAGGTCTGAAAGATGCTGGAGATAAAGTACCAGAAGATGTCAAAAAAAGCGTTGAAGAAAAAATCACGGCACTTAAAACGGCGAAAGACGCTAATGACACGGCCTCATCTGCTGGCCTTGAGGCTATCAAAAAAGCGACCTCAGACCTTTCCACAGAAATGTCAAAAATTGGAGAGGCCATGCAGAAGGCAGCTCAGACAGAGGCCCCAAAGCAAGAAGGTCAGGATGACAATATCAAGGATGCAGAGTTTAAGGAAGGTGAGTCGAAGTAA